From a single Vitis vinifera cultivar Pinot Noir 40024 chromosome 18, ASM3070453v1 genomic region:
- the LOC100260940 gene encoding synaptotagmin-2, with protein sequence MGIVSTILGFCGFGVGISIGLFIGYYLFIYFQPTDVKDPIVRPLVEQDSKTLQRLLPEIPQWVKNPDYDRVDWLNKFIENMWPYLDKAICKTAKNIAKPIIAEQIPKYKIDSVEFEALTLGSLPPTFQGMKVYATDEKELIMELSMKWAGNPNITVAVKAFGLRATVQVVDLQVFAAPRITLKPLVPSFPCFANIFVSLMEKPHVDFGLKLLGADVMAIPGLYRLVQELIKDQVANMYLWPKTLEVPIMDPAKAMKKPVGILSVKVVRAMKLKKKDIMGASDPYVKMKLSEDKLPSKKTTVKHKNLNPEWNEEFNMVVKDPESQALEVIVYDWEQVGKHDKMGMNVIPLKELTPDEPKVLTLDLLKNMDPNDVQNEKSRGQIVLEALYKPFKDTEIPKDLEDPNAIEKAPEGTPAGGGLLVIIVHEAQEVEGKHHTNPYVRLLFRGEERKTKYVKKNRDPRWEEEFQFMLEEPPTNDRIHVEVVSTSSRMGLLHPKETLGYVDINLSDVVSNKRINEKYHLIDSKNGKIQIELQWRTST encoded by the exons ATGGGTATTGTGAGTACAATACTGGGTTTTTGTGGATTTGGTGTGGGGATCTCAATTGGGCTTTTTATTGGGTATTACCTCTTCATCTACTTCCAACCCACTGATGTGAAG GATCCTATAGTTCGTCCTCTAGTTGAACAAGATTCAAAAACTCTGCAACGTTTGCTTCCAGAGATaccccaatgggtgaaaaatccAGACTATGATCGA GTTGACTGGCTTAACAAATTCATAGAAAATATGTGGCCTTACCTGGACAAG GCAATTTGCAAGACTGCGAAGAACATAGCAAAACCTATCATTGCTGAGCAAATTCCAAAATACAAAATTGATTCAGTTGAATTTGAAGCACTCACCTTGGGCTCCCTACCACCTACATTTCaag GAATGAAAGTCTATGCTACTGATGAAAAGGAGTTGATCATGGAACTATCCATGAAGTGGGCAGGGAATCCTAACATCACTGTTGCAGTAAAAGCATTTGGGTTGAGAGCCACTGTGCAG GTGGTTGATTTGCAAGTATTTGCTGCTCCTCGCATCACCCTGAAGCCTTTGGTTCCATCATTTCCTTGTTTTGCCAATATATTTGTGTCTCTCATGGAGAAG CCACATGTTGACTTTGGACTAAAGCTGCTAGGAGCAGACGTAATGGCCATTCCTGGCCTGTATCGGTTGGTGCAG GAGCTTATCAAAGATCAGGTTGCAAATATGTACCTATGGCCCAAAACCCTTGAAGTTCCAATAATGGATCCTGCAAA AGCCATGAAAAAGCCTGTTGGCATTCTCAGTGTGAAGGTTGTTAGGGCAATGAAgctaaaaaagaaagatattatGGGGGCATCAGATCCTTATGTTAAAATGAAGTTGTCTGAGGACAAACTTCCTTCAAAGAAAACTACTGTGAAACATAAAAACTTGAATCCTGAATGGAATGAGGAGTTTaatatggttgttaaagatccAGAATCTCAAGCATTAGAGGTCATCGTCTATGATTGGGAACAG GTTGGTAAACATGATAAGATGGGCATGAATGTCATTCCCCTGAAAGAGCTTACACCTGATGAGCCAAAAGTTTTGACACTTGATTTACTTAAAAACATGGACCCGAATGATGTTCAAAATGAGAAGTCACGGGGACAGATTGTTTTAGAAGCTCTGTACAAACCTTTTAAGGACACTGAAATACCAAAGGATCTTGAAGATCCCAATGCGATAGAAAAGGCTCCTGAAGGAACACCTGCTGGTGGTGGTTTGCTTGTAATCATTGTCCATGAAGCTCAGGAGGTTGAGGGAAAGCATCACACAAATCCATATGTTCGATTACTTTTCAGGGGAGAGGAGAGAAAAACCAAG TATGTAAAGAAAAACAGAGACCCCAGATGGGAAGAGGAGTTTCAATTTATGCTGGAGGAACCACCTACCAACGATAGAATACATGTAGAAGTTGTTAGTACCTCATCAAGGATGGGCTTACTACATCCTAAG GAAACTCTGGGTTATGTGGATATAAACCTCTCAGACGTTGTTAGCAACAAACGGATCAACGAGAAATACCATCTAATTGACTCAAAGAACGGAAAGATTCAAATCGAGTTGCAATGGCGAACTTCAACATAA